A window of the Phaseolus vulgaris cultivar G19833 chromosome 5, P. vulgaris v2.0, whole genome shotgun sequence genome harbors these coding sequences:
- the LOC137835918 gene encoding transcription factor MYBS3 codes for MTRRCSHCSNNGHNSRTCPSSRGAAAGVKLFGVRLTDGSIIKKSASMGNLNLASSAHHHSSPSSSNLAASSPNPTSPCSDLLHEPHGYLSDDPAHISTLANRRGERKKGVAWTEEEHRLFLIGLQKLGKGDWRGIARNFVVSRTPTQVASHAQKYFIRQSHATRRKRRSSLFDMVPDMTSDPPSVPEEQVLLPPSEKPQPCNGKLQPSLNLSLKSEFEPMETTSQENMDQANETMMGSNGLTSMAPHGFFPTYLPVPYPIWPSTAAPFEEVKGGETSHHQVHRPIPVIPKEPVNVDELVGMSHLSIGETQVRDREPSPLSLNLLGEPSRQSAFHANAPVGGTDLKTGKNKAIQAV; via the exons ATGACTCGGCGGTGCTCCCACTGCAGCAACAACGGCCACAACTCCCGGACCTGCCCCTCCTCGCGGGGGGCGGCCGCCGGCGTCAAGCTCTTCGGGGTCAGGCTCACCGATGGATCAATCATAAAGAAGAGCGCCAGTATGGGAAACCTTAACCTCGCCTCCTCCGCACACCACcattcttctccttcttcttccaACCTCGCCGCCTCCTCTCCCAATCCAACCTCTCCCTGCTCCGACCTGCTCCATGAGCCTCACGGTTACTTGTCCGACGACCCCGCCCATATCTCCACCCTGGCTAACCGCCGcggagaaagaaaaaaag GTGTTGCATGGACTGAAGAAGAACATAGGCTGTTCTTAATTGGTCTCCAGAAGCTGGGCAAAGGAGACTGGCGTGGGATAGCACGTAATTTTGTTGTATCAAGGACCCCAACCCAAGTAGCAAGTCATGCCCAGAAGTATTTTATCCGGCAAAGTCATGCTACCAGGAGAAAGAGACGTTCCAGCCTTTTTGACATGGTTCCAGATATG ACTTCAGATCCACCTTCAGTGCCAGAAGAACAAGTGCTGCTTCCACCTTCTGAGAAGCCGCAACCTTGTAATGGAAAACTACAGCCTTCACTAAATCTCTCCCTCAAATCAGAATTTGAACCCATGGAAACTACTTCTCAAGAAAACATGGATCAGGCCAATGAAACTATGATGGGATCAAACGGACTGACATCAATGGCTCCTCATGGATTCTTCCCCACTTATTTACCTGTTCCATATCCCATATGGCCATCAACTGCAGCTCCTTTTGAAGAAGTTAAGGGAGGAGAGACATCCCATCATCAGGTCCACAGGCCAATCCCAGTCATTCCCAAGGAACCTGTCAATGTTGACGAACTTGTGGGAATGTCTCATCTCAGCATTGGGGAAACACAGGTACGTGATAGAGAACCTTCCCCGCTTTCCTTAAACTTGTTAGGGGAACCCTCAAGGCAGTCAGCATTCCATGCAAATGCTCCAGTTGGTGGTACGGATTTAAAAACTGGCAAGAACAAAGCAATTCAAGCGGTTTGA
- the LOC137835916 gene encoding MMS19 nucleotide excision repair protein homolog isoform X1, which produces MAESTQLTRHIESYVDASSSSPSLQVASLNAVASLVKTDVLPLEALVKELGMYLTTTDDVIRARGILLLAEVITRTESKPLDSATIHSLVGFFKERLADWRAVRGALLGCLALIRRKSVLGIVTSTDAKAIAQSFFQYMQVQSLGQSDRKLCFELLDCLLEHYPDAITPLGDGLIYGICEAIDAEKDPECLMLAFHIVQSWAQLYPESSGLLATYAKDVFDILEPYFPIHFTHPTNADTPVQRDDLSRSLMSAFSSTPLFEPFVIPLLLEKLSSSLHSAKIDSLKYLRVCSSKYGAERIAKYANSIWSSIKDILSTYLGEPDFSLNIAPADGIGFPENEFVVEALSLLQQLIVQNSSLLVCLIVDDEDVNIFFNTIASYEIYDAIPVQEKKKLHAIGRILYIAAKSTVTSCNAVFESLFSKIMDNLGVSVSNIDSSANGDISSSQRVKIGFLYLCIELLVGFRELIVGSKEPALQYVIEHETCCTMLHSFSSSLFNAFGLVLAESADRCPLDPDTYIGVKGLQILAMFHSDVFSMQKSIFENILKKFMSIIIEDFNKKILWEAALKALCHVGSFVQEFHESEKAMSYGSLVVEKIVEFLFLDDIIVPFSLKVEALSNIGMTGMKNMLTSLQGMRKAVFANLSKVHTDLRSSEIAVQLLECYSCKLLPWTHENGGSEDFALQFAVDIWSQAGNCMVSSTSFEEKGLLYALMKAMKLSVGICSVESQNLIIQKAYSILSSRTNFQLKELERLPLSPGKYNISLTDEWIISLFASVVIAVCPKTLIPNIRVLVNLFIVTLLRGIVPVAQALGSLLNKLVSTSNSAENSSDITLEEALDAIFNTKIWFSSIDILQRCNGTSNGKEIVLTDICLGFANDKLLQINAICGLSWIGKGLLLRGHEGIKDITMTFIECLIPGTKSSLPFFKDSLGNTEEQIQDPLVMKSAADAFHVLMSDSEVCLNKKFHATIRPLYKQRFFSSMMPIFLQLITKAYSSLSRSFLYRALAHIISDTPMVAVLNDAKKLIPVLLDCFSMLTEDIQDKDMLYGLLLVLSCILTEKNGQEAVTENAHIIINCLIKLVDYPHKMLVRETAIQCLVALSELPHSRIYPMRTQVLQAISKCLDDTRRVVRYEAVKCRQTWASMSSRGLF; this is translated from the exons ATGGCCGAGTCCACTCAATTGACTCGCCACATTGAGTCCTATGTCGACGCTTCCTCTTCTTCTCCCTCTCTTCAG GTTGCAAGCTTAAACGCTGTTGCATCTCTTGTTAAAACCGATGTCTTACCTCTAGAAGCACTG GTTAAAGAGTTGGGAATGTATCTGACCACAACGGATGATGTTATTCGGGCAAGAG GAATTCTTCTTCTAGCAGAGGTGATCACTCGCACTGAATCAAAACCTCTTGACAGTGCAACTATACATAGCTTGGTTGGGTTCTTCAAGGAAAGACTG GCAGATTGGAGAGCAGTCCGAGGTGCACTTTTGGGTTGCTTGGCACTGATAAGGAGAAAAAGTGTTTTGGGTATTGTAACTAGTACTGATGCTAAAGCCATTGCTCAGTCTTTTTTCCAATACATGCAAGTTCAATCTCTAGGACAGTCTGACAGGAAG CTATGTTTTGAACTGCTTGATTGCCTGCTAGAACACTACCCTGACGCGATTACTCCACTG GGAGATGGCCTTATATACGGAATTTGTGAAGCCATAGATGCAGAAAAGGATCCAGAATGTTTAATGCTTGCTTTTCATATTGTTCAGTCTTGGGCACAATTATATCCCGAATCATCTGGTCTACTTGCAACCTATGCCAAAGATGTTTTTGATATTTTAGAACCTTACTTTCCCATTCACTTTACACAT CCAACTAATGCAGATACTCCTGTGCAAAGAGATGACCTGTCAAGGTCTCTAATG TCTGCATTCTCTTCTACACCTCTCTTTGAGCCGTTTGTCATTCCTCTGCTTCTTGAGAAACTTTCTTCTTCACTGCATTCAGCAAAG ATTGATTCCTTAAAGTATCTTAGAGTTTGTTCTTCCAAGTACGGGGCAGAGAGAATTGCAAAGTATGCTAATTCTATTTGGTCTTCAATAAAAGACATCCTGTCTACATATTTGGGGGAGCCagatttttctttaaatatagCACCTGCAGATGGTATTGGCTTCCCAGAGAACGAATTTGTGGTGGAAGCTCTGTCCCTCCTTCAGCAGCTTATTGTTCAAAATAGCAGTTTGTTAGTTTGTTTAATAGTTGATGATGAGGATGTCAACATTTTTTTCAACACCATTGCCTCTTATGAGATATATGATGCTATTCCTgtgcaagaaaagaagaaactGCACGCTATTGGTCGAATTCTATATATTGCTGCCAAGTCTACCGTTACTTCTTGCAATGCCGTCTTTGAAAGTCTTTTCTCCAAAATCATGGATAATTTAGGAGTTTCTGTTAGTAATATTGATAGCTCTGCAAATGGTGATATTTCCTCCTCTCAGAGAGTCAAGATCGGATTCCTTTATCTCTGCATTGAACTACTGGTAGGATTCAGGGAGTTAATTGTCGGGTCTAAAGAACCAGCATTGCAGTATGTTATTGAGCATGAGACGTGTTGTACTATGCTTCATAGTTTTTCATCTTCATTATTTAATGCCTTTGGATTGGTCTTGGCAGAAAGTGCTGACAGGTGCCCTCTTGATCCAGATACATACATTGGAG TGAAGGGTTTGCAGATACTTGCTATGTTTCATTCAGATGTTTTTTCAATGCAAAAATCAATATTTGAGAATATTTTGAAGAAATTTATGTCCATTATCAttgaagatttcaacaaaaaaatattatgggAAGCAGCTTTGAAAGCATTGTGTCATGTTGGCTCATTTGTTCAAGAGTTTCACGAGTCCGAAAAAGCCATGAGCTATGGGAGTTTAGTCGTTGAAAAAATTGTGGAATTTCTGTTTCTTGATGATATTATTGTGCCCTTTTCACTCAAAGTGGAAGCATTATCCAATATAGGCATGACTGGAATGAAAAATATGCTAACAAGTCTTCAAGGGATGAGAAAAGCGGTATTTGCCAATCTATCAAAG GTCCATACAGATTTAAGGTCTTCAGAAATTGCGGTTCAGCTTTTGGAGTGCTATTCTTGCAAATTGCTCCCATG GACCCATGAAAATGGAGGTTCAGAGGACTTTGCATTGCAATTTGCTGTGGACATTTGGAGTCAAGCAGGAAATTGCATGGTTTCCAGTACCTCATTTGAGGAAAAG GGTCTTCTTTATGCATTAATGAAAGCCATGAAACTTTCTGTTGGGATATGTTCTGTGGAGAGCCAAAATCTTATAATTCAAAAAGCTTACAGTATACTATCATCACGCACTAACTTTCAGCTTAAAGAATTGGAAAGGTTACCACTATCTCCTGGAAAATACAACATTTCCCTTACAGATGAATGGATAATCTCATTATTTGCATCAGTGGTTATTGCAGTTTGCCCCAAAACACTCATTCCAAACATAAGAGTACTTGTGAATCTATTTATAGTAACACTCCTGAGGGGTATTGTTCCAGTTGCACAGGCATTGGGTTCCTTACTTAACAAATTAGTTTCAACATCCAACAGTGCAGAGAACTCCAGTGATATTACCTTGGAAGAAGCTCTGGATGCTATATTCAATACAAAGATATGGTTTTCTAGTATTGATATATTGCAGAGATGTAATGGAACAAGTAATGGGAAAGAAATAGTTCTTACTGATATATGCCTGGGCTTTGCAAATGATAAATTGCTTCAAATCAATGCCATTTGTGGGCTCTCGTGGATAGGAAAAGGTTTACTTCTACGTGGTCATGAAGGGATTAAGGACATCACTATGACTTTTATTGAATGCTTAATACCTGGCACAAAGAGTTCCTTGCCTTTCTTCAAAGATTCACTCGGAAATACTGAAGAGCAAATTCAGGATCCTTTAGTCATGAAATCTGCTGCTGATGCTTTTCATGTTCTAATGAGTGATTCTGAAGTTTGtttaaacaaaaaatttcatGCCACAATACGGCCTCTGTATAAGCAGCGATTTTTCTCTTCTATGATGCCTATCTTTCTGCAGTTGATTACAAAAGCTTACTCCTCATTGTCGAG ATCATTTTTATATCGAGCTTTGGCACATATCATCTCTGATACTCCAATGGTTGCTGTACTGAATGATGCTAAAAAG CTTATACCAGTTCTACTGGATTGTTTCTCCATGTTGACAGAAGATATCCAAGACAAAGATATGTTGTATGGTCTGTTGCTAGTCTTATCTTGTATATTGACTGAGAAAAATG GACAAGAAGCTGTCACCGAGAATGCGCACATTATCATCAATTGTCTGATTAAGCTTGTGGACTACCCTCATAAGATG CTTGTTCGAGAGACAGCTATTCAATGTCTTGTTGCCTTGTCTGAGCTGCCCCATTCCCGAATCTATCCTATGAGGACACAG GTTCTACAAGCAATATCAAAGTGTCTTGATGATACAAGGAGAGTTGTTCGCTATGAAGCTGTCAAATGTCGGCAAACATG GGCGTCAATGTCATCTAGGGGTCTTTTCTGA
- the LOC137835917 gene encoding histidine-containing phosphotransfer protein 4, whose product MDKIHSRRQVAAIKHSLFDQGYLDEQFIQLEELQDDANPNFVEEIVTLYYRDSSRLISNLDHTLERNPLDFNKLDTIMHQFKGSSSSIGAKKVKAECTLFREYCRTRNGEGCRRSFQQMKKEYATLRKKLETYFQLARQAGPQETAFRPK is encoded by the exons ATGGACAAAATCCATTCCAGGAGGCAGGTAGCTGCTATCAAACACTCCCTCTTTGATCAG GGATATTTGGATGAACAGTTTATCCAACTGGAAGAATTGCAGGATGATGCTAATCCTAACTTCGTTGAGGAAATTGTCACTCTTTACTACCGTGATTCCTCCAGGCTTATCTCAAACTTGGACCACACACT GGAAAGGAACCCTCTTGATTTCAACAAGCTGGACACAATTATGCACCAGTTTAAAGGAAGCAGCTCAAG CATCGGAGCTAAAAAGGTGAAAGCAGAATGCACTCTGTTTAGAGAATATTGCAGGACAAGAAATGGAGAAGG ATGCAGGAGGAGCTTCCAACAAATGAAGAAAGAATATGCAACACTGAGAAAGAAACTTGAAACATATTTTCAG CTGGCTAGGCAAGCTGGGCCCCAGGAGACAGCATTTCGACCCAAGTAA
- the LOC137835916 gene encoding MMS19 nucleotide excision repair protein homolog isoform X2, giving the protein MQVQSLGQSDRKLCFELLDCLLEHYPDAITPLGDGLIYGICEAIDAEKDPECLMLAFHIVQSWAQLYPESSGLLATYAKDVFDILEPYFPIHFTHPTNADTPVQRDDLSRSLMSAFSSTPLFEPFVIPLLLEKLSSSLHSAKIDSLKYLRVCSSKYGAERIAKYANSIWSSIKDILSTYLGEPDFSLNIAPADGIGFPENEFVVEALSLLQQLIVQNSSLLVCLIVDDEDVNIFFNTIASYEIYDAIPVQEKKKLHAIGRILYIAAKSTVTSCNAVFESLFSKIMDNLGVSVSNIDSSANGDISSSQRVKIGFLYLCIELLVGFRELIVGSKEPALQYVIEHETCCTMLHSFSSSLFNAFGLVLAESADRCPLDPDTYIGVKGLQILAMFHSDVFSMQKSIFENILKKFMSIIIEDFNKKILWEAALKALCHVGSFVQEFHESEKAMSYGSLVVEKIVEFLFLDDIIVPFSLKVEALSNIGMTGMKNMLTSLQGMRKAVFANLSKVHTDLRSSEIAVQLLECYSCKLLPWTHENGGSEDFALQFAVDIWSQAGNCMVSSTSFEEKGLLYALMKAMKLSVGICSVESQNLIIQKAYSILSSRTNFQLKELERLPLSPGKYNISLTDEWIISLFASVVIAVCPKTLIPNIRVLVNLFIVTLLRGIVPVAQALGSLLNKLVSTSNSAENSSDITLEEALDAIFNTKIWFSSIDILQRCNGTSNGKEIVLTDICLGFANDKLLQINAICGLSWIGKGLLLRGHEGIKDITMTFIECLIPGTKSSLPFFKDSLGNTEEQIQDPLVMKSAADAFHVLMSDSEVCLNKKFHATIRPLYKQRFFSSMMPIFLQLITKAYSSLSRSFLYRALAHIISDTPMVAVLNDAKKLIPVLLDCFSMLTEDIQDKDMLYGLLLVLSCILTEKNGQEAVTENAHIIINCLIKLVDYPHKMLVRETAIQCLVALSELPHSRIYPMRTQVLQAISKCLDDTRRVVRYEAVKCRQTWASMSSRGLF; this is encoded by the exons ATGCAAGTTCAATCTCTAGGACAGTCTGACAGGAAG CTATGTTTTGAACTGCTTGATTGCCTGCTAGAACACTACCCTGACGCGATTACTCCACTG GGAGATGGCCTTATATACGGAATTTGTGAAGCCATAGATGCAGAAAAGGATCCAGAATGTTTAATGCTTGCTTTTCATATTGTTCAGTCTTGGGCACAATTATATCCCGAATCATCTGGTCTACTTGCAACCTATGCCAAAGATGTTTTTGATATTTTAGAACCTTACTTTCCCATTCACTTTACACAT CCAACTAATGCAGATACTCCTGTGCAAAGAGATGACCTGTCAAGGTCTCTAATG TCTGCATTCTCTTCTACACCTCTCTTTGAGCCGTTTGTCATTCCTCTGCTTCTTGAGAAACTTTCTTCTTCACTGCATTCAGCAAAG ATTGATTCCTTAAAGTATCTTAGAGTTTGTTCTTCCAAGTACGGGGCAGAGAGAATTGCAAAGTATGCTAATTCTATTTGGTCTTCAATAAAAGACATCCTGTCTACATATTTGGGGGAGCCagatttttctttaaatatagCACCTGCAGATGGTATTGGCTTCCCAGAGAACGAATTTGTGGTGGAAGCTCTGTCCCTCCTTCAGCAGCTTATTGTTCAAAATAGCAGTTTGTTAGTTTGTTTAATAGTTGATGATGAGGATGTCAACATTTTTTTCAACACCATTGCCTCTTATGAGATATATGATGCTATTCCTgtgcaagaaaagaagaaactGCACGCTATTGGTCGAATTCTATATATTGCTGCCAAGTCTACCGTTACTTCTTGCAATGCCGTCTTTGAAAGTCTTTTCTCCAAAATCATGGATAATTTAGGAGTTTCTGTTAGTAATATTGATAGCTCTGCAAATGGTGATATTTCCTCCTCTCAGAGAGTCAAGATCGGATTCCTTTATCTCTGCATTGAACTACTGGTAGGATTCAGGGAGTTAATTGTCGGGTCTAAAGAACCAGCATTGCAGTATGTTATTGAGCATGAGACGTGTTGTACTATGCTTCATAGTTTTTCATCTTCATTATTTAATGCCTTTGGATTGGTCTTGGCAGAAAGTGCTGACAGGTGCCCTCTTGATCCAGATACATACATTGGAG TGAAGGGTTTGCAGATACTTGCTATGTTTCATTCAGATGTTTTTTCAATGCAAAAATCAATATTTGAGAATATTTTGAAGAAATTTATGTCCATTATCAttgaagatttcaacaaaaaaatattatgggAAGCAGCTTTGAAAGCATTGTGTCATGTTGGCTCATTTGTTCAAGAGTTTCACGAGTCCGAAAAAGCCATGAGCTATGGGAGTTTAGTCGTTGAAAAAATTGTGGAATTTCTGTTTCTTGATGATATTATTGTGCCCTTTTCACTCAAAGTGGAAGCATTATCCAATATAGGCATGACTGGAATGAAAAATATGCTAACAAGTCTTCAAGGGATGAGAAAAGCGGTATTTGCCAATCTATCAAAG GTCCATACAGATTTAAGGTCTTCAGAAATTGCGGTTCAGCTTTTGGAGTGCTATTCTTGCAAATTGCTCCCATG GACCCATGAAAATGGAGGTTCAGAGGACTTTGCATTGCAATTTGCTGTGGACATTTGGAGTCAAGCAGGAAATTGCATGGTTTCCAGTACCTCATTTGAGGAAAAG GGTCTTCTTTATGCATTAATGAAAGCCATGAAACTTTCTGTTGGGATATGTTCTGTGGAGAGCCAAAATCTTATAATTCAAAAAGCTTACAGTATACTATCATCACGCACTAACTTTCAGCTTAAAGAATTGGAAAGGTTACCACTATCTCCTGGAAAATACAACATTTCCCTTACAGATGAATGGATAATCTCATTATTTGCATCAGTGGTTATTGCAGTTTGCCCCAAAACACTCATTCCAAACATAAGAGTACTTGTGAATCTATTTATAGTAACACTCCTGAGGGGTATTGTTCCAGTTGCACAGGCATTGGGTTCCTTACTTAACAAATTAGTTTCAACATCCAACAGTGCAGAGAACTCCAGTGATATTACCTTGGAAGAAGCTCTGGATGCTATATTCAATACAAAGATATGGTTTTCTAGTATTGATATATTGCAGAGATGTAATGGAACAAGTAATGGGAAAGAAATAGTTCTTACTGATATATGCCTGGGCTTTGCAAATGATAAATTGCTTCAAATCAATGCCATTTGTGGGCTCTCGTGGATAGGAAAAGGTTTACTTCTACGTGGTCATGAAGGGATTAAGGACATCACTATGACTTTTATTGAATGCTTAATACCTGGCACAAAGAGTTCCTTGCCTTTCTTCAAAGATTCACTCGGAAATACTGAAGAGCAAATTCAGGATCCTTTAGTCATGAAATCTGCTGCTGATGCTTTTCATGTTCTAATGAGTGATTCTGAAGTTTGtttaaacaaaaaatttcatGCCACAATACGGCCTCTGTATAAGCAGCGATTTTTCTCTTCTATGATGCCTATCTTTCTGCAGTTGATTACAAAAGCTTACTCCTCATTGTCGAG ATCATTTTTATATCGAGCTTTGGCACATATCATCTCTGATACTCCAATGGTTGCTGTACTGAATGATGCTAAAAAG CTTATACCAGTTCTACTGGATTGTTTCTCCATGTTGACAGAAGATATCCAAGACAAAGATATGTTGTATGGTCTGTTGCTAGTCTTATCTTGTATATTGACTGAGAAAAATG GACAAGAAGCTGTCACCGAGAATGCGCACATTATCATCAATTGTCTGATTAAGCTTGTGGACTACCCTCATAAGATG CTTGTTCGAGAGACAGCTATTCAATGTCTTGTTGCCTTGTCTGAGCTGCCCCATTCCCGAATCTATCCTATGAGGACACAG GTTCTACAAGCAATATCAAAGTGTCTTGATGATACAAGGAGAGTTGTTCGCTATGAAGCTGTCAAATGTCGGCAAACATG GGCGTCAATGTCATCTAGGGGTCTTTTCTGA